A segment of the Jatrophihabitans endophyticus genome:
GGGGTCTTGCTGGTCGTCGTGGGCTGTGACATGTCGTTGCGGCTCCTCAACTCGATGGCCTGATCACTCGCTCGGCACGGCCGGTCCGCGTGCCGGTCCTGCTTCGTCGACCGGACGCGGTCCTCGCGCACCGTGCCGGTAGACACTGTAAGCCTGTGCAGTTGACGCTGTAAGCCTAGGGCCCGGAACGCCCGTCGCGAAGGTGATGCCCGAAGTGCGCGCTCACCCAACACCCCGCCGACCTGCGGCTGGGAACGAGTCGGCCCCGCGCCCACGCGGTGGCGAGCCCGCCTGGCCCCACGCCCGCGCGGCGCTCGCGCGCGATTCGCCGCGCACGCAGGGGGCCGACCGGCCGGGTCGTTCCGGCCCCGGGCTCGGTCAGGACGCGGGCTCGACGACGGCGCACGCCACGAAGTCGTCCGACGCGCTCCAGCGGCCTCGGTAGGTTGCCCCGCCCGCGACGGTCGGGCCGTGCACCGTCGCCGTGAAGGTGCCCGCCCGGTCCAGGTCGACGGTGGCGTCCTCGAAGCCCAACCAGCGTCGCTGCACGGGAAACCACGTCTTGAAGACCGCCTCCTTCGCGCTGAACAGCACGACATCCCAGCGGATGTCCGCATCCTCGGCTGCGAGTCGGGTCAGCGTGGCCCGTTCGCCGGGATCGGTCACGGTGTCGAGCACGCCGTCGGGCAGCGGGCGGTGTCGCTCGACGTCGACGCCGAGCGAGCGGACCACGTCCGAGGGGGCGGCGGCGGCGGCCCGGTAGCCGTCGCAGTGCGTGATGCTGCCGACGACGCCCGTGGGCCAGCACGGTTCCCGCTGCGGGCCCACCGGGATCGCGGCCGGCGCGATGCCGAGCTCGGCGAGCGCGACGCGGGCGCACGCCCGGCCGGTGTGGAACTCGCTGCGCCGCCGAGCCACGGCGTGGGCGACCCAGTGCGCCTCGTCGGGGGCGAGCTCGTCGAGCAGGTCCTGCCGGGTCTCCGCGACGGCGACCGCCGGGGGAAGGAGCGAGCGCAGCATCGACGGGTGCACGGGTCGATTGTGACCGGCACCGGCCCTGCACGGGCCCGTCGGGAGCGAGGACCGGACGGCGTCGCCGTTCCACGACCGGCGTGGGGACGGTGCCTTACTATGTCGCAGACCCGAGGGGGGAGCCGAGCCGTGCCCATGACGATGCGCAACATCGCCGTCGACTGCGCCGACCCGTACGAGCTGGCCACGTTCTGGAGCTCGGTCGTCGGTCGACCGCTCCTCGACGAGGACGAGCCCGGCGATCCGGAGGCCGTGATCGTCATGCCCTCGGGTCCGGCCCTGTTCTTCCAGCGTGTGCCCGAGCCCAAGGTCGGCAAGAACCGGTTGCACGTCTGCCTCACCGCCGAGGACACGGTCCAGGCCGACGTCGACCGGCTCGTCGGACTCGGTGCGCGTCTGGTGCAGGACCGTCGCACACCCGACGGTCGCGGGTGGGTCGTCCTCGCCGACCCCGAGGGCAACGAGTTCTGCGTCCTGCGCGGCCCCGGCGACCCGGACCCGACGCGGGCATGAGCCTCGCCGAGCGCTTCGATCGCTCGGTGCGCGACCACCCCGACCGGCTGGCGCTCGTGTGCGGCGGGGAGGACCTGACCTACGGCGCGCTGGACGAGGCGGTCGGCGCGATGGCCGGTCACCTCGAGCCGTACCTCGCGCGGCGACCGGAGGGGGCACCCGGTCGCGTCGGGCTGGCGACGAGTCGCACGCCCGCCACGTACGCCTGCTACCTCGCGGTGCAGCGGCTCGGCGCCACCGCCGTGCCCGTGAACCCGCGCCTCTCGGCCACGCGCAACGCCGCCGTGCTGGCGGCGGCCGGCGTGGACGTGCTGTGTGTCGACGCGTCGACCGGCCACGCCCGCGCCGACCTGATCGAGCAGGTGGCGGCGCCGGTCGCCGACCTCGGCGACGGCGCGTGGCGCCGGGCGGGGCAGGGTCCCCGTCGCGACCCTGCCCGGGTCGCGTACCTGTGCTTCACGTCGGGCTCGACCGGACGACCGAAGGGCGTCCCGGTGAGCCAGGAGTCGGTCACCGCGTTCATCGACCACATGATCCCGCTGTTCGGGTTCACCGCGAGCAGCCGCGTCGCCCAGACCTTCGAGCTCTCCTTCGACGCCGCGCTCAACGAGCTCTACGGCGCGTGGGCGGCCGGCGGTGCCCTGTACGTCGCGACGCACGCCCAGGTGTTCGACCCGGTCGCCTTCGTCGCCGACCACGAGCTCACCCACTGGCTCAGCGTGCCCTCGCTCGTCGACCTCGCCCGTGCCGCCGGCACACTCGAACCCGGCGCGCTGCCGCACCTTCGGCACGTCATCGTGGGCGGTGAGCAGTTCACCCCGGCGCAGGCCAGGACATGGCGGGAGGCGGCGCCCGCGGCGACCGTTCACAACGGTTACGGCCCGACCGAGCTCGCGCTCCTGTGCACCGCGTTGTCGATCGCGCCGGGGGAGCCTCTCCCCACCGACGGCGCGGGGACGATCCCGATCGGCTCGCTCTTCCCCGGGCTGCAGGCCGTCCTCGCCGACGTCGCCGACGACGGCACGGTGGGCGTCGACGCCGACACCGGCGAGCTCTGCGTGCGCGGCGTCCAGCGCTTCGCCGGCTACCTCGACCCCGCCGACGACCGCGGCCGGTTCATCGCCGCCGACGGCGACGGCCACCGGCTGCTCGCCGACGGCGAGACGATCTCGCCCGAGCACTTCTACCGAACCGGTGACCGCGTGGCCCGCGGTCCGCACGGCTTCGTCCACCTGGGCCGCGTCGACGACCAGGTCAAGATCGCCGGGTTCCGGGTCGAGCCCAGCGAGGTCGAGGCGCTGCTGGCGGCCCACCCCGACCTGACGTCGGTCGCCGTCGTCGCGGCCGCCCGTCCGGGCAAGGACGGCGCCCCCGGGGTGCCCCGCCTGCACGCCCTGTACACCGCCACCGACGACATCGGCCGGGCCGAGTTCGTCGAGCTCGTCGCGGCCCTGCCGCTCTATCTGCGGCCCGACACCTACACCCGCCTGGAGCGCATGCCGTTGTCCCCGCACGGCAAGGTCGACCGGCGTGCCCTGGCCGGTCTCGTCGCGACGGCCCGACCGTGAACCTCGCCGATCTCGTCGTCAAGACCAGCGGCGACCGTCGCGTCGGACTCGACGGACTCGCCGAGGACGTGGCGGCGCAGGTGGCCGGTGGCCGACGGGTCGTCGTCGTGCACGGTGGGCAGGACCGCATCCGCGAGCTCGCCGAGCGACTCGGCGTCGCCGACGAGACGTTGACGTCGCCGAGCGGCGTCGCCTTCCGCCGCACCGATCCGGCGATGCTCGAGGTGGTCACGCTGGCGCTGACCGGTTCCATGCGCGGCGAGGTCCTGACGGCCCTGCGTGGCGCAGGCCTGCGCGCGGTCGGCCTGGGCGGGGCGGACGGCACCGTCCGGGCCCGACGCAAGCCCGCACCGCGGGCCGTCGTCGACGGTCGCACGATGGCGGTCCACGACGACCACAGCGGACGGCCCGAGTCGGTCGACACGACCGTGCTGGCGGCGCTGCTGCGCGCCGGGGTGGTCCCGGTGCTGTCGCCCCCGGCGGTGGCCGAGGACGGCGGCCTGGTCAACGTGAACGCCGATCGGGTGGCGGCCCTCGTCGCCGTGGCGCTGGGCGCGCCGGAGCTCGTCCTGCTCACCGCCACCGACGGGGTACGCGCCGATCCCACGGATGCCGGGAGCCGGATCGACGTCCTCGAGACCGACGCGCGCGGCCGCACCCGCACCGCCCGCATCACGGGCGGCATGACCGGCAAGCTGGTCGCCGCGGCCGACGCGCTCACCGGCGGCGTCGCGGCGGTACGTGTCGCGGACGGCAGGATCGCGCACCCGGTTCGCGACGCGCTGTCCGGCGGTGGCACGCGGGTGCGTCTCGCGCACGCCGTGGCCATCGGCAGTGACTCGTGACCGACCGATGGGTGCTGCCCGCGTCCTTCGCCCAGGAGCGGCTCTACCTGCTGGCACACATGCCGTCGGCGCGCATCGACGCGTACACGATCACCGGACGGCTGACCCTGCAGGGCCCGCTCGACCACGACGCGCTGCGGGCGGCGGTGGCCGACCTGGTCGCGCAGCACGACGTCCTGCGCACCGGCCTGCGCGCCGACCGGTCCGGCCGGATCGAGCAGCACGTGTGGGCCGAGCGCCCCTTCCCGGTGGCGATCGAGGACCTGCGGCACGAGGCGGACCCGTCCCTCGCCGCGGCCGCGCGGGCAGCCGCCGTGGAGGGCGCGGTCATCGACCTGCACGACGGCACGGTCTGGCGACTCTGGCTGGGCCGCACCGGACCGGAGAGCCACGTCCTGGCGCTCGTGGTCCATCACGCCGCCGCGGACGCGGTGTCGATGCGACTGCTCCTGGACCAGCTCGCGGCGCACTACCGCGCGCACCTGGGCGTCGGCGTCGCTCCCGGCCGACCCGCCCTGCAGTACGCCGACTTCGCGGTGTGGCAGCGCGACACCGCGGCGGCGGGTGGCTTCGACGATGCGCTCGCCTTCTGGACGCAGCGTCTCGGCCGACTGGCCCCGGCGGACGTGCCCGCCGGGGGGACGGGACTGACGCTCCCGCTGGACATCGATCCGGCCGCGCTCGCGACGGTCCGCAGCGCCGCCGCCCACACCGGCGGCACGGCGTTCACCGTCCTGCTCACCGCGTTCGTCGCGGGCCTGCGGCGGGCGGCCGACCCACCCGGTGACATCGCGGTGCTGGTCCCCGTCGCCGGGCGGGACCGCCCCGAGCTCGAGGAGGTCGTCGGCTGCCTGGTCGACAACGTCGTCATCGTCGTGCCGTCCGACGCCGCCGACCTGGCCGGGCAGGTGCGCGCCGGATGGGCCGACGCGCTCGGCCACGCCACCGTGCCGTTCGATCTCGCGCTGCGCCGCTGCCCGCCGCAGCACCGCGCGGCCCTCACCCGAACGCTGTTCAACCTGCGACCGACCCTGGCCGGGTCGCACTCCTGGACACCGGAGCTGACAGCCGGGATCGCCCCCGAACCGCCCCCGCCGGCGTCCTTCGGCCTGGCCGTCCAACTGGCCCTCACCGCCGACGGCGCGGCCCGTGGCCATCTCGTCACCGCAGCCGGCGGTGTCGCCGACACCGTCGCCCGCGACCTGGCCGACCGTCTCGCGAGGGCGGAGCCGACATGACCTCGTCCGGACTCTCACCGGAGCAGCGACGGCTGCTCGAGCAGCTGCTCGACGCCGAGACCACCCGTCCTGCCTCGCAGTACCCGCCCCGGCCCGGCGACCCCCGGCGCGCCCCGCTCACGTCCGACCAGGAACGGATCCTGCTGCTCGAGGAGTGGGAGCCGGCGTCGGCGCGCTATGTCCTGGCCGCGACGATCGGGTTCGCCGGACCGATCGACACGCGACGTTTCGCCGACGCGGTCGCCGCGGTGGTCGACCGGCACGAGGCGCTCCGAACGGGGATCGTCGTCGACGCCGACGGCACGGCGTTCCAGACCATCGCCGCACCGGGCTCGGCGCCGCACGTCGAGGTGCATCCCGCGGCGGCCGTGGACGAGGTCGTCGCGAGCCTGGTCGGCACACCGTTCGACCTCGCCCGGCCGCCCCTGGTCCGCGCGGCGATCCTCGACGCCGGGGCCGGCGCCCCGCACCGCGCGGTGGTCGCCGTCCACCACGCCGTCGCCGACGCCGTGTCGCTCGAGATCGTGCTGCGTGATCTCCTCGCCCACTACCGCGGCGACGCCCTCTCGCCGGTCGCGCCGGTCCGCTACGCCGACATCGCGTACTGGAGCACGGCCCGGCGCGCCGAGGCGGCGACCACCCACGGCCGGTACTGGCAGCACACGATGGCCGACGCCGGCGCGCCCGTCGTGCGGGCCGACCGGTCCGTGCCCGACTCCGACCGCCGCCCGGTGCCGTTCCGCCTCGACGCCGACGTCGTCGAGCTGCTCCGGACCGCCGCCGGGGCCGGCGGGCCCTTCGCCGTCCTGCTCGCCGGCTACGCGACGGTGCTGAACCGATGGGCCGGCGAGCGGGACGTCGTGGTCGCCGTCCCGACCTCGCTACGACGCACGGCCGACGTGCAGGACGTCGTCGGGTTCCTCGTCGGCACCCTGCCCGTCCGCATCCCGCTGCACCGCCGCGAGCCGTTCGCCCGCACCGTCGCGCGGACGCAGCAGACGGTGCTGGACGCGCTGACCCACGAACTCCCCCTCGCCGACGTGCTGCACGCGGTCGCCCCGACCGATCGCGCGACCCTCGGCAGCCTGCGCTACGCGCTCACCTACACCGACGTCGCCGCCGCACCGTTGCCGCCCGGGGTGACCGTCGAGCCCATCGCGGCAGCGGCCAAGTTCGATCTGGAACTGCACGCCGCGCCCGAGCCGGACGGTGGCGTGCACGGCTGGTTCGAGTTCGATCCGAGAGCGCTCGACCGTGGCACCGTGCTGCGCGTCGCCGCCTCGCTGGCCGGGCTGCTGCGCGCCGCGGCGGACGCGCCGCAGACCCCGACGGGGCGACTGCCGCTCGCCGCGTCCGTCGAGCTGGCCGCGGTGCTCGAGACCGCGATGTCCGCGGCTGCCCTGGCGGTCGACTCGCCGCCGGTGCTGCAACGGCTCCAGGAGGTCGCCGCCGATCGGCCCCACTCCCCCGCGCTGGTCGACGACGGCACCGCCGAGGTCGTGACGTATGCGCTGCTGCTCGAGCGGGCACGGCGCGCCGGGTCCGCACTGCTCGCCCGGGGGGTGCGCCCGGGTGACGTCGTCGCGGTGCAGCTGCCACGCGGACCGGAGCTCGTCGTCGCGCTGCTGGGCATCCAGGCCGCGGGCGCGGTGCCCTTGCCGATCGACGCCGAGCAGCCGCTCGCGCGCCGCGACCAGGTCGTGGCCGACAGTGCGGCGGTGCTCCTGGTGGCCGACCCGGCGACGGTGGCCGGCCTCGCCGATCACGAGGGACCGCTCGCCCCGCTGCCGGCCCGCCGGCCGGCCGATCCCGCGTACGTGCTCTACACGTCGGGCTCCACCGGTCGCCCGAAGGGTGTCGTCAACACCCACGGCGGCCTCGCCAACCGGCTCGCGTGGATGCAGGCGCGGTACCCGATCGGTCCCGGCGACGTCGTGCTGCAGAAGACCTCGGTCGGCTTCGACGTGTCCGTCTGGGAGCTGTACTGGCCCCTCGTCACCGGCGCGACCCTCGTCCTCGCCGCACCCGGACGCCAC
Coding sequences within it:
- a CDS encoding AMP-binding protein; amino-acid sequence: MSLAERFDRSVRDHPDRLALVCGGEDLTYGALDEAVGAMAGHLEPYLARRPEGAPGRVGLATSRTPATYACYLAVQRLGATAVPVNPRLSATRNAAVLAAAGVDVLCVDASTGHARADLIEQVAAPVADLGDGAWRRAGQGPRRDPARVAYLCFTSGSTGRPKGVPVSQESVTAFIDHMIPLFGFTASSRVAQTFELSFDAALNELYGAWAAGGALYVATHAQVFDPVAFVADHELTHWLSVPSLVDLARAAGTLEPGALPHLRHVIVGGEQFTPAQARTWREAAPAATVHNGYGPTELALLCTALSIAPGEPLPTDGAGTIPIGSLFPGLQAVLADVADDGTVGVDADTGELCVRGVQRFAGYLDPADDRGRFIAADGDGHRLLADGETISPEHFYRTGDRVARGPHGFVHLGRVDDQVKIAGFRVEPSEVEALLAAHPDLTSVAVVAAARPGKDGAPGVPRLHALYTATDDIGRAEFVELVAALPLYLRPDTYTRLERMPLSPHGKVDRRALAGLVATARP
- a CDS encoding condensation domain-containing protein; the encoded protein is MTDRWVLPASFAQERLYLLAHMPSARIDAYTITGRLTLQGPLDHDALRAAVADLVAQHDVLRTGLRADRSGRIEQHVWAERPFPVAIEDLRHEADPSLAAAARAAAVEGAVIDLHDGTVWRLWLGRTGPESHVLALVVHHAAADAVSMRLLLDQLAAHYRAHLGVGVAPGRPALQYADFAVWQRDTAAAGGFDDALAFWTQRLGRLAPADVPAGGTGLTLPLDIDPAALATVRSAAAHTGGTAFTVLLTAFVAGLRRAADPPGDIAVLVPVAGRDRPELEEVVGCLVDNVVIVVPSDAADLAGQVRAGWADALGHATVPFDLALRRCPPQHRAALTRTLFNLRPTLAGSHSWTPELTAGIAPEPPPPASFGLAVQLALTADGAARGHLVTAAGGVADTVARDLADRLARAEPT
- a CDS encoding 4'-phosphopantetheinyl transferase family protein, with product MHPSMLRSLLPPAVAVAETRQDLLDELAPDEAHWVAHAVARRRSEFHTGRACARVALAELGIAPAAIPVGPQREPCWPTGVVGSITHCDGYRAAAAAPSDVVRSLGVDVERHRPLPDGVLDTVTDPGERATLTRLAAEDADIRWDVVLFSAKEAVFKTWFPVQRRWLGFEDATVDLDRAGTFTATVHGPTVAGGATYRGRWSASDDFVACAVVEPAS
- a CDS encoding VOC family protein; translation: MPMTMRNIAVDCADPYELATFWSSVVGRPLLDEDEPGDPEAVIVMPSGPALFFQRVPEPKVGKNRLHVCLTAEDTVQADVDRLVGLGARLVQDRRTPDGRGWVVLADPEGNEFCVLRGPGDPDPTRA
- a CDS encoding non-ribosomal peptide synthetase; its protein translation is MTSSGLSPEQRRLLEQLLDAETTRPASQYPPRPGDPRRAPLTSDQERILLLEEWEPASARYVLAATIGFAGPIDTRRFADAVAAVVDRHEALRTGIVVDADGTAFQTIAAPGSAPHVEVHPAAAVDEVVASLVGTPFDLARPPLVRAAILDAGAGAPHRAVVAVHHAVADAVSLEIVLRDLLAHYRGDALSPVAPVRYADIAYWSTARRAEAATTHGRYWQHTMADAGAPVVRADRSVPDSDRRPVPFRLDADVVELLRTAAGAGGPFAVLLAGYATVLNRWAGERDVVVAVPTSLRRTADVQDVVGFLVGTLPVRIPLHRREPFARTVARTQQTVLDALTHELPLADVLHAVAPTDRATLGSLRYALTYTDVAAAPLPPGVTVEPIAAAAKFDLELHAAPEPDGGVHGWFEFDPRALDRGTVLRVAASLAGLLRAAADAPQTPTGRLPLAASVELAAVLETAMSAAALAVDSPPVLQRLQEVAADRPHSPALVDDGTAEVVTYALLLERARRAGSALLARGVRPGDVVAVQLPRGPELVVALLGIQAAGAVPLPIDAEQPLARRDQVVADSAAVLLVADPATVAGLADHEGPLAPLPARRPADPAYVLYTSGSTGRPKGVVNTHGGLANRLAWMQARYPIGPGDVVLQKTSVGFDVSVWELYWPLVTGATLVLAAPGRHRDPTYLWDVLRRHDVSTCHFVPSMLAAFLDARPAEPAPRRLARVFSSGEELTAHLAARFVELLPGTTLHNLYGPTEAAIDVTAHDVTAHDVTAHDVTAHDVTAHDVTAHDVTDVTDVDRGGGVPIGRPTTGNAAIVLDDDLGPCPTGVVGQLHLGGGQLAQGYLHRPGLTAARFVPSPVPLPGPAGGPGARLYATGDRVRLLASGELEYLGRADEQVKIRGNRVEPGEAAAALRGAPGVADARVVVRRDVRGPRLVGFVVAARPGDDPAGGARAWVAQRLPGYLVPAAVLTVVSWPVTASGKLDVAALPDDEAGTTGSGNAPQTATELAVAELWAELLGRPADAFGLEDDFFDVGGDSLAAGYLARRLAARLDAPVALRDVMAHPRLGELAARAETARSGPAAAERPIVAVDRARYHRPDPDPVPPCPRVVPPGAAADPGRTDTVDRSTP
- the argB gene encoding acetylglutamate kinase, whose amino-acid sequence is MNLADLVVKTSGDRRVGLDGLAEDVAAQVAGGRRVVVVHGGQDRIRELAERLGVADETLTSPSGVAFRRTDPAMLEVVTLALTGSMRGEVLTALRGAGLRAVGLGGADGTVRARRKPAPRAVVDGRTMAVHDDHSGRPESVDTTVLAALLRAGVVPVLSPPAVAEDGGLVNVNADRVAALVAVALGAPELVLLTATDGVRADPTDAGSRIDVLETDARGRTRTARITGGMTGKLVAAADALTGGVAAVRVADGRIAHPVRDALSGGGTRVRLAHAVAIGSDS